A window of Armigeres subalbatus isolate Guangzhou_Male unplaced genomic scaffold, GZ_Asu_2 Contig1235, whole genome shotgun sequence genomic DNA:
TATTTGATATGGTATACAAGGGAGTACTTAGTCTACAACATAGGTTCGTAAAAATTAAATGTACGCTGCTCTTTGTTGCCACGGTAAAGAACCGAATTCAGAATTGACGTATTCTTTCAAGTTGTTTCTCACATATTTCGCGTAATCTGGAGCTCTGCCGACACTCGCTGGAACCGAAGAGTGGAACAGCGAATTCTCATTAACTCGATTTCGCCACTCTCCTTCTACTATGTTTCCCATGGCATCGAGCTTGTCCATATAACCAGGTGGGCAGTACACAACCGATTTTTCCTCAATCAAAAAGTTAGCATGCAACATGCTGCCATAATCTTCTGAGCTCTATCGGGGCCACAATATAAAGTCTTCTTCAGGCATGCCCATTTCGTGCAAAGCAGTCCGAACGCGTTTTCTATGCACCGCCTTGCTCGACTAAGACGATAATTGTAAATCACCTCCTCGGTAGGCATGTTCTTATTGTTGAAAGGTTGTAACCTGCACACGTCCGACGGCCTCGCGATAGCTGCAAAACAGCTGACAAAGTCGCCGCACGGAATGGAAACAAAAATCTATCTCCATGTAAATCACATCACACACAACACAACACACCAACAGAACAGTCGTCGCAGAAACCCCATATGAAAGTCATATCTGACTCTCTCAATTTTTGAGGGCAGTAAAAAAATTACGTGCCTAGAATACAGTAGCTTCTTGCCGCACAGCAATACTGGTTACCAAAAAAACCATAAATTGGATTCAGAAACCCTACATCAATCCAATTGCTCCCCTGAGATAATCTCATTACTCTGAGATGATCCCCCGACTCTTAGCCCGATGATAAGCGACGGCCGATCACACAACTTAGGTAGggatccaaaccaatcctcaGTTAGTTGTCGGTTAACTGCCAAGCAGGCAATACGCGCAAGTGTCCCAGTAGTGAGTCGAAGTAGAGTGTCGCAGTACAAATCGCCTGACCGACGGAAACCCAAAAAAATTGGTAAATTAGGAAAGTGGAGTGAGACAGTAGATGCGGTGCAGTGTAGTGGGTGTTTTGTAAAGCCCTAGGGCCAGGTAGAAACTCTACTTATTTGGCTCGATTGAGCAAAGTTAATAATTATTACCCTACAGAAACCCTACAGAAAAAATGTTGTGCCTGCACCGGGAATCCGCGATAATGGAGTAGTGTGGATGTGCTAAGAGATCGGTAAGGGTTGAGATGAGTGCTTGAAGCAAATCCGAAGTGTTTTATTAGTGGAGGAAAATCATCATTTTGGCATTCCCTTAACAGGCCTTTCGTTCGCTGCAAAAATTATGTAGCGGCTTGTGAGAGCAACATCCCAAGACGACGGTGAATGGAAGTGGCTGGCTTGGATCGCTGGCAGAGGCCAGCAATCATCTTGGGTCTGTCCGGACAGACATGACGGTTTGCAGTCGCCGAGGGATACATTTTTACactgacacacacacatactaaACTTTAGGTTAAGGATTAAGCGTAAGTActaaaatacattttattgcatgaaaaatttatgtttttactTCGATACAGTGATTCCGAAtagtgttatttttttgttaatggGTCCACTATACAGTTTGAACCTATTGTTGGCGGTTCTGGGTACGTGGGCAATGGGGACCAGTGCCATCTTCGCctctttcgaacttttgtctcCGTCTCATGCGGCCCCCCCCTCAAGGGGGAGGTGACAAATGGCGCCCAGCGTAAATGTTATGTATAGTGGAAAAccatcttgacgaagtttttcTATTACGGAGTCATTCGCTAAGAACAAAACAGTTTCTGAATTTTCATATGCAATGGTGGTTGGTAATTGTAAATCTGTACATAATAGTTTTagtattgaattttattttgaattgtttttttagtgatagtgaatttgaattgaTCTGTATATAATAGTTTTAgcattgaattttgttttgaattgttttttttagtgatagtgaatttgaattaaTCTTGCGTTATCTGAATTTTAGCAAGAAcctgtaaatttgtaaatagattttttatttctcttattttttttagtttaggCAATCGcgtgaatttgaattgaatttatctgagctttttattgaattttctcacatttttattACATTAATTAATTTAGGGTAGTGAAATGATTGGCCGATCTCAAAAGCAATTGTGATATTGAAAAGTGAATAATTAAAGTGAAAGGACACTAATGGCGTATGGTAAAGAAGGTGAAGATATCGCGAAGAAGTTTATTGATTTAGATAGTGAAGATAGTCCGGTAATGAGCGTTAAGAAAATGAGTCAGCGTGAAATACGTAGACTCACAATCTCTCCCACTTTCAGGGATAGATTGAATGATGTTTATGAGAAGAAAGCGAAAGAAACGAGTACGGCGGTAGAGAAAGAAAGTGATTCAAGCGCGCGCGGAAAGGACGGTAAGAAGGAGATGCAAATGATTCCTCCCCCGCCGGTGATGTTCCGTGAACACCACATGCAATCTATCGGTGAGACTTTGAACAGTGACCGCGAACAGGGTAGACCGTTCGAGAAATACACGGGCGCTAAGCACAAAATTCCGTCGAATAGAACGCCGGAGTTTCAGGAGCAAAAGGGTGCTCCTGActtggatttgaattttaatCCCGAGGTAGTGCTTGTAGGAGAgaagaaaaatacaaatcaGTTGCTTGCTCCGGGTTTCAATATTAAATCGTGGGATCGAAATCACTGCATTTGCAAATAACCCTTTGTTCTTCGATTATAATGGTGATCATGAGCGCAGGAGAAAGTCACTACCAGTTGCACAGTGGCCGATCAAGTACGCTGGCAATGACAATGGGATTGGACTGAATCTTTTCCTTCGAAGAGTTGAATTTTTGCTCACTCTGAGAAGATGTCGAAAGAAGAGTTATTTGACTCAGCCCACTTTCTTTTAGGAGGGCCTAATCAAGATAGGTTCGTtgcaaaatggccaattttgcgcGAAAAGAATTGGGATTATCTTATTCAAGCCTTGAGGCACCAATTGTTGCCAAGTAACATCGATCACTACGTAAAGGTACGATCGTTCTCGATGTTCCAGGAAAAGTGAACTTTTTTCCAACTTTTGGTGCGCATGGAGCAGTTCTTTTATGCCGAACCACTCCAATGTCTGAGCAAGACAAATTCGATATAATGTGGCACATCAATGAGGCCCATCTACCGAGACCGACTGGCCTTAGTAGACGTCACAGATTTGCACTCACTGGAACGACTGTGTGCTAGAATTGATAACAATAATGAGGCAATGATGAATAGATTCGCTCTTTCTTTCGATAATCTCAAGATTAATGAGATTAATAATGCTAATGACAATCCAAGGTCAAATGCTAATTGCAATATCAGACCTACACCGAACAGCAGCAGAAGCACAAACCAACAGAGATTGCAACAATCTAATCAAAATAATACCAGAAATAATTCAAACAACGACCGAAGCAACCCACACATTTTGAATCGAAATCCTTATTCACATAGTGACAGGATCCTAGGTGACAGGCAAAGAAATGACACAAATTACAACAGTAATCAAAACATTCAACAGGAATTTCGCCCAGAGCGTGGCTGGAGGGAATTGAACTTAGAAGACATTTTGCGATACTACAAAATTCCAGATCGAcgaatttgttttaattgcaGAAAATTTGGTCATCATTTCACGAAATGTTTCTCGAGGCGCAATGTATTTTGCTGCATATGTGGACTTCCGGAATTCCATTACGAGGAATGTCCATTTTGTGAGGCAAAAAACCAAAGAAGGGAAAATTGAAGGAGGTGGTTTTCCCAAgctctgaaattcctccaaatttgaGTTGTGATACATTCCAACAAATAATTTCAGATTTTGAAACCAATACAGATTGTACCGAAGAGAAATGTGACAATGATGAATCAACTGGTTATGCTggacattttcaacaaattgaaaCTGTTTTTGTTAGTTTGGATAAAGATGAAAggtattttttaagattttgcGTTTTAGGATTAGAGCTACAAGGTTTGTTGGACAGTGGAAGTAACGTGTCATTAGTTGGAGAACACTTTGGTAATTTGACCAGCTTTCTAGAGATTCAAGATCtggataaaaatattaaaatttcaacTGCCAGCGGTGAACCAATGAAAATTAATGGATTTGTAGATGTTCCTTTTACAGTCAatcaaaaaactaaaattttaccATGTTTAGTAGTTCCAGAGCTTGGATCGCGTTGTATCTTaggaatggatttttttaaattatttcaaattaaaattacgTTTGATGAAGTGGTTAACAATTTAACAACATACAATGTGGAAGCAAATAATGAAATTCAGTCAGCTTCTCACGTCCTAGATGGGGAACAGACTGAATTGCTAGAGGCTGTGAAGAACACTTTCAAAATATCAGAGCCTGGGACTCTGGAAACATGTAATGTGATGGAACATAATATACAGCTCACGGATGAGAATCCCATTCATTTGAATCCTCATCCGTGGTCGCCCACAATTCAAACAAAAGTTAATGAGGAGATAGACAGATTGTTGGATCTGGATATTATAGAACCCTCAAACGCCAATTGGGCCTTACAAGTGGTCCCAGTCACCAAAGAGAACGGTGACATGCGACTTTGCTTGGATGCTCGTAAGCTAAACGCGAAAACAATCAGAGACGCTTATCCTCTGGCAAGCTCAATgagaattttgaataatttggggaaaaatcgatttttctctGTCTTGGACCTAAAGGAATCTTTCCTTCAGGTGAAGTTGgccgaaaattcaaaaaagtacACCAGCTTCAAAATTATCGGCAAAGGTCTTTTCCAATATAAAAGGCTTCCATTTGGATTGATAAATAGCAGTGCTACCATGTCGCGTATACTTGATAGAGTTTTAAAGGAAGGACGTTACGaaccatttattttttcatatttagaTGATATAATAATTGCAACGAGAACATTTGAGGATCACATTAAATATCTAAAAATTGTCTCAGATTGCTTAAGAGAAGCTAACCTATCCGTAAATTTAGCGAAATGCAAGTTCTGCCTGAAAAGAATTAAGTATTTAGGTTTTATTCTTTCGGAGAGCGGCTACCAGCCGAACCCTGAGAGAGTAACTGCGATCTCAAAGTTTGCACGTCCGCAAACTCCAAAGGAGATTCGCAGATTCTTAGGGATGGCGGGATACTACCGCAACTTCATCCCGAACTTTAGCGGTATATCATCCCCTATCTCTGACTTGCTGAAAGGCAAGCCCAAGAAGATTAGGTGGACTGATAAGGCCGAACAGGCTTTCCTCAAACTGAAAGAATGTTTGATATCAGAACCAGTTCTTGCCAACCCAGACTGGACAAAGGAGTTTACCATACAAACCGACGCCAGTGATGTTGCGATAGCCGGAATACTGACGCAGGAGTTGGATGGCAAGGAGCATATCATTGCCTTCTTTTCGAGGAAGCTTAGTTCTTGCGAGAAGAAATACGGGCCCACCGATAAGGAAGGATTAGCGGCTCTTGAAGCAATTGAGCACTTTAGGTGTTATGTTGAGGGTTCTCACTTTACGCTAATTACTGATTGCTCTgcagttacgtttatttgcaacTCAAAGTGGCGACCGAGTTCACGATTGTCGCGATGGTCAGTCAAGCTGCAGGAATATGACATGACAATCAAACACAGAAAAGGGAAGGATAATGTAGTTTGCGACGCTCTGAGTCGTGCGGTTTGTGCCGTTTTTGTGAATTCAACTTCTAGGTGGTACAACGATCTGAAGCAAAAAGTAATCGACACTCCAGAAAACTATcggaattttaaaattgaaaatggaGATCTCTATAAATTCGTTACTTCCAGATCTGCACAAACCATGGGTCGACTGGAATGGAAAGTGGTTGTGCCACCTGACAAGATGACACAACTCGTTGAAGAAGAGCATGCCAAATTAATGCATCTCGGTACAGAAAAGACTTTGGAacgaataaaattaaaatattattgGCCTAAGATGAACTCCGATGTTAAGAGAGTTTTGTCTAAGTGCAGCACTTGTAAGCAGTCGAAGCATTCGACTATTGCTACAATTCCTCCAATGGGAAAGCAGAAGGATGCTACCCGCCCATTTCAAATGATTGCTATGGACTACATTAGTGGTTTCGTCCGTAGTAAATCGGGCAACAGTGATTTGTTAGTTTGTCTGGATGTGTTCACTAAATATGTTCGTTTGTTTCCTGTTAGAAAAATAAGTGTGGAAAGTCTAACTCAGT
This region includes:
- the LOC134202477 gene encoding uncharacterized protein LOC134202477; protein product: GFHSLALLAVCDATYRFTYVDVGAYGSEGDCNIFRNSQFGRNDLNDRLPFPANAMLNGVSLPLFFVADDAFPLCKRIMKPCHLPLEGGAIFVSIPCGDFVSCFAAIARPSDVCRLQPFNNKNMPTEEVIYNYRLSRARRCIENAFGLLCTKWACLKKTLYCGPDRAQKIMAACCMLTF